caaagtacaatttaaggtcacaatacaattattagtggttatggtgttagacatgaaatagacgacaatgattagtacttatatacagtgtcagtaaatatacagggttatggtaccgtgcactataatacagcaacacactattaacactctcgctagacggcagagctcacgctacctaacaagatatacacgttactaaacaatctttatcacatatacaatcccaactaatctattggccagtaccttgatggactacctaaaactatctacatccgttttggttagccacactgcccaagcaccacatatagcgaactagagggcggaatttacaacagaacccttttagtctttctactctatcaatagtctagtgggttccaaatttacacgccttcccacttagtcaagataggttgagagctagcggaccgaatttacacagacgccgcttagtctcccggtccctccgacctagcgaacaaattgtacaccctagaacgctagtctagacaaggcaccggtgtccggctagggctatttacacagaaccccgcctgactccaaaccaaatcaaacggtcttactaaagagcgtttgaTTGAGCggtgctccttccctccgacagagggggcagattccatacacagattaaccccttatgggcctaccgcacaatcggtatacccctagtgggtccgccgtctaaaacagcggtcgtcttacctcctcgttcctgaacctgagttcacactcatcgacggggacaccccagcacttactacgtagaggccgatgatctcctggacaacaaaccagtggcgccgagacgaagggaggcccacgcagaagttcaggggtgcagccgtagagaacatgTGCAaagagaccgtctcacgcctctgcttctcagctaccgttgaacgatgagcttcccggacaatgcaccaaatgataccggagaaactgacggaagccaagcacagagagatggacacaggtttcttcaggaaggaagagattctttattcggttcaccgatcgggactcagagggactaacgtcaccaaaatacagcaagttctgagccccggacaatagtgcaggctccttatatagacacataactcctcccatattaagctccacccgcacattctcttgaccaatcaatacaaataagaattaacttcctgcttgaccgcatggcctgtctagcacaatggaggaggggaatactacatgaATACtacggtattcttgcacatgctccgtacactactgatcgtatcttgccacgtgcaaccaaccgaccgatacgtcagcatatgcatgtacgcatgccacgtggtaatctctgcctactaaatttatttctaccgagattccaccacggggggggggggggggggggggcgccaagCTGCAGTGATAATGGTACTTGGTGAGGACTAGGAAGCATAATTGGCAGAGATACCCAGGCAGTCTGCCacaatcgtgtgtgtgtgtgtatatataaaacagtttGTCTAAGGGTGTATACATAAACTGCAACATTATCCAATCATGGAAGTCTCAGAAccagtatttaatttttcaaaatttGTAATGCTGTTAGTCTCCTGTTGACTGATGCAAGAGACAGTCTTAGATTTAGGAACCCATTtaagaattgtgtgtgtgtgttgcaggacGTTTCTAATCAGGCCTACGGTCTTTCAAGTTATGTATAGCGTGATACTCTAACTACGTAAGAAAAAAGCAGGACATGAGACTGACCACctgtaacataaaatatatatatatatatatgtatgtatgtctaggggaatacTCACTGAGCATTGCATAAGTAAATCAATGTTTCCCAACAGCTGTAATAACTAATATTCAGCACCGATTTCCCTCTGTTCTGGGTCAGTGCTCAGCATCCTTTGCCACTTGACCGCAACGAACTATGCTTCAATGATATTACTGATCCTGGATTTCCTCCATGCAGATTTtctaaatattctaataaaacaaaatgtgcaaaaagGTTTTGAGCTCTTCAAATTTGAAGATGAAACCCATTTTTATAGCTCACATTTCTAATGAATGACTTGCACCCTAGCCTGCTTCACTGGTAATAGTCTAATTCCTAATGTGACCATTCTTTTACACTATGCTTAGCCTGCAGAGCTAAAGATTTAAACTCTAAATACAATCTGTTTGTGAACAATCCCATGTTGTGAATTGCATCTGATGGCTATAACCTCTTGCTTTTGAACTTCCAGACACCCTCCTGTTTGCTGTGAAGGATTATGTTGGCAGAGCTGGATTACCACCCAAGAATCTTCTGGATAACTTTGATGCCAGATCTAGCATTGTAGGGAAGCTGAATAATGTCAGTAAGATTGCCTTTAACCCAGAAGGGGTGCTGTTTGCTGTGCGTGGTACAGAGCTTTTCATGGGAGCTATGCCTTCAGATCCAAACCTGGACTGGTTCTCCACTGCCAAGAGTGGGCAAAACTGACTGGGATGGGTTTAAATTAATGTTCTTTGATCCAAATGGCCTTCTGTATGCAGCTACCAAGAAAGGGGAGTTCTACAAGGGTCCAGCACCAAGCAATGAAAATGTGTCCTGGCTTTATGGCCAAGCCACCAAAATAGGAACCAACAGCTGGAATGAATTTGATGCCCTTTTCTTTGACCCTAAAGGCATCCTGTATGCAGTGACAAGTGACGACAAGCTTGTGATGAGAAGCCCCCCAACCAAACCAGACGATAACTGGCTTGATTCCAGCAAGACCATTGGAAAAGGAGGCTGGCGCATCCTGACCCATTTCATGGCTTTCACCCTAGAGTCAGACCTGTGGTGTGTGGATTCAAAGAATGGCAACATCTATAAAGGACCAACCCCGACCATTGCTGATACCAACTATATTGAAAAGGCACAGAAACTGGGCTGGGGTTACAATGTCTACCCCTCCTTTCCTTCACCATTGATAAAACCATCCAGAGTATTGTGAGCTTTGAATTCCTTCCAGATTCAGGGAAAATTCTATCCCAAGGCACAGAGGTGGTTCAGACCCAGATCTATAACAACAAGAGCAGCACTCCATTAAAGCACACCTTCTCGTAAGTAATGGAAACTCTATTGTGCTGCCTCTGTTAATACTTCTGCTTGTTGGCAATGTTTGTTCTATGGTGTTAGTGAGGTAAATGCCTGCAGTATATGGTGTACTTGGATTGCACAGGTGGTGGATAGGAAGCCACTGTAGCCCATTATCAAAATGGCTGTATAGAGAATGGGGTAACAATGCCAAGGCCATCTATGAATACAAGGAGTCGATAACCTGTCCTATGGCGACTGGTAGCCCTTCATTGGTGAGCATGAAATGAGTCTGTCTGGTGTAGCTGGATCTCTACACAGGACGCTCTCCTTGAATTTCAGATTTGGATGGAACCGATCAGGTTTCAGTAGAAAGGTTTACCTTCTAGGATACAAAAGGCAAATTGTTTAGGGGCTTGTTCTCAGGAGTGTAACGTGTATCTTTGGCTTTTGTGGCTGGTatttggtggattttttttttttcttattaaatgaAAATTGGTCCTCAGATTAGTTGCAATCCCTATAGCATACCCAACAGTCCATACATTTAGTAATATCCCACATGTGGTCAATACTGAATCTTGACAAAACAAGGTAGCTGGAGAACTGGGTCAATAGACCTGTGCAATTCATTTAATCCTATCTTTGAAGAGTCCAAATGTACAAAACTGTCAGATCTattcacaatttatttttcttttttaatatggaTTTCAAAGTAAGAAGTAAGGACTGGCTTTCTTGACTTTTCAGAATTTCAATGGATTGTTCATTAACTTGGTACTTATGTTGCACTCGCATTATTGAGCCATCTGCTCAACTGGGATTAATGGGTACATGAATTCCAGAAGCCAATGGAATGTAAGTCTTTCtgaattttaagcaaacaaaaagGTTGAGATATTACAGATCAAAATtatttgcaggattttttttttttttattaccaagGCACATCCTTGGCAAACATCTATTTTTACGAACTAGATTTGGGTGCGACTAGCCCAAGCCCTGCTCCATGAAGTCTAATCTCTCCTAATATATTAATGTGAAGGTTTTCTTTCTAGCTTCTCAAAAACCATAACTGAGAGCAGTACCTTCAGCCAGGAACATGGATTCACAGTAGCAGTTGGAGCTGAGATGTCCTTTAAAGCTGGAGTCCCATTCATAGGGGAAACAGAAACCAAGATTTCCATCAATGTGAGCACAACTCATACCTGGAATTTCACCACAACCAACACAACACAGGTAAGCATGGCTTGTATAATGAGGGTGAGAAAAGCTTCTCTGCATTAGTATTGGTTTGTTGCTTACAGTAAAGTCACAACACCCACATGGCTATGAGGGTAATTCTTCAACTGGTTTCCATTTTCTGCTTGTGACTCTCCATGTATGACTTGTATCTGCTTCTAAAGCAACAGTCCCACTGGTTATAGGTATCCTGGCTTGGTAGATGTTGGGCCTGTTAATGTCACTCCAATAACAAGGCAGGGGCTAGCTATTCACAAATAGCTTAATGGTACTGGCCCAGATCAGTGTACCCTCTTGTCCAACCTCCTCTCTAAAAATAACACTACCTCTTTACTCTGAACTGGTTAATTTGTAGTCTGCTGCATTATATATCTCATTAAAACCATGAACttgaggcagttttggtgtatagatcatgcccctgcagtctcagtgctcaattctctgccatttaggagttaaacttttttttttttggtttctagCCCTAGTTCGTCCGGCTGTGTCATTCTGATTGGAGAAATATCTTAACTTTCAATCAGGCTTGCTATCTAAAATCTGATCGCCTGTTTTCTTCACTGAACTGTACTCCCACATGAGGCTATTGTAGTGTCTAGGaagatattaacagagcagaagatgattaattttagattaaacagactgtgcaataaaggaaccaGTAATATCTAAGCTTCTTTTTCATGAAGTGTTTTGGAAGTCTGTGCAGACCACACGCAGGGAGGTGTGTCTAAGGCTgcctaaacaaagtgattgaactcctaaatggcataattGAGCAGTaggactgtaggggcatgatcgatgcacctaaactgcttcatgaagctacAGTTTTGGTGTCTATTGTCCTCTTATTCTAGCCAGGGGCAAGAAGGCTTCAATAAGAACCACACAACAAAATCCTGTGTGCCTTTCTAATCTCTCACTTAACCTTATTGTACTGCAGAGCAGTCCCACTGAGAAGGGTTAAAATCCTGCAGGTTTCCAGTTTGCCCCATTACTTCAGTTTCTAACCTTCTGTCTTCTGCAGACTACCTTCTCATCCAGCTCTGATGTGGAGGTACCAGGTGGACATTCAATACGTATGGTGGCATCTGTGACCAAGGGAGAAATGGATGTGCCGTTCCGTGCCAAGATCCGCACCTTGTTTGGCTATGAGACCACCATCCAGGGAATGTGGAAAGGGGTCACTCACTATAACCTGATGGTCACCCAGGAAGACTACAAACCATGAGGTGGATGGCTCCTGTACAATACTCTGAGTGAAATGTGTCCTGTGGATAAATGTTGTACAGAATGTCTCTCGGTGTAATTGGAATTGTATAAGCCAGTgtctcccaacccagtcctcaaagcacacctaccagtccacgattgaaggattacccagttttgtctaaggtgttttttctttttctaaaaacaccttagacaaaactgggtaatccttaaatcctggactgggttgggaaacactgctataAGCTACATGCATTTCATATTCTGTCTTggtgtaaaaataaacaatattgtaaaatGCTTTTTTCTGCTGCATATGTCTGTCTGATCCTGTGGGCTTCCTTAACTCTATAGCATTCCTGAATTCCACAAGGCACTCAATGAGTGCACAGCCCCCCAGGCTTATACCAAGTGTGCAATTAAAGCACGTTATTTTACTCccgatcatgagatttctcacTGCTTTACTTCCAGTGTGTAGTCCTATAAATGATAACCAAAGGTATCACAAATACAGTGACTTTGTCTAATTGGGTTTATTAGCAGTAAACACAGTGCATGTACTTAGCAATAGTTCTATATTTATATCATATTGGTTGGGTTTTGAATCTCCTAGCCTTTacaaatgtaactaaacccccctccccccaattgcTAGAGGGCTCCATAGTCCATTGGACACATTCTTCAGCTTCCAAACTAACCATTTGTAGCAAAAAATTGCTTTCAAATGGGATTTAAATGCCAGGGTCAAAGCTAGTCCCAGAATCTCCCTTATCTGCATTGATTTTAAAGTTGGAGAATGAACAACAAGCTCAATCTCCTTAGTGAGGTAACTGGATCTGTGATGGTGAAGAGTACATCTGCAAAGGCCAAATCCTTTCCTCACCCCCTGAATAAAGGAACCCTTTGATCTGTGAACTCTTCCAAATGGCACTCAAAGGGTTCTATAGCAAATATAAAGAGCACTGGGGATAGGGGCATACCTGCCTGGTTCCACTGCCTATTGCAAAGGATGTTGACTGCCCATTTAACCTAATGCAGCCCAAGAAGCCTTAATAGAGAGCTTAAACCCAGCTGTGGAACCTTGTCCCATGCCACAAAGCCTCCAAAATGAGAGGACATTTTAAACCAACATTTGAGGGCTCTCACGTTGTGTATGTCATCGATGACTTTAGTTTGCCTTCCCAACACAAACCCCAAATGATCAGAGTGGACCCTTGGGGAAGGAGGGCAGCAGCTAGTTAAAGGTGTTTTTGTCCAGTAGATCCCTAAAGACTTTGTAATATCAGGCCATTAGCCCATCTGGACCTGGGCTTTTCCCACACGGCAACAATCTAATTACCCCCTCCTCTGTAGTGAAGGGCTCATCTAGGGCTTTATTAATCTCAGCTGAACTCTTGCTAGTTCTGTATTTAGAAAGGTAGCATCTGATATCAGATTTTGAACCTCCTGGGTGAGGGAGCTTATAAAGGTTGTGATAGAAGGAGCTGAATTCTGTCGCTATGGTGGTGTAAAAGTGAGCACCTCTTGTTTTCGCTATGTAGGCTTTTTGGAGTTTGGGTTTAAGTACTTTGATCAGCAATTTGCTACTTTTGTTTCCCTGGGAGTAAACAGTGCTCCTAGTGAGCTGGGCTGGCCTGTGGGCATTGATAGAGTAATGATCTCAGTTATAACTTCAAGGCTGCAAAGCATTTAATCCTGGAGATGGGCTGTCTCTGTATTGCCTATGGCCTTGGTAAGCTCCCATATCTTGGATTTCTGTTACCTTTTTAATACATGCTTCACATTTAATTAGTAACCACATAATCTCACcttttttgtgtgcttcccataccCAGGATACACTTGGATCCTGTGCCTTAGTTTCCGCAAAGTAATGCGGACCTCCCAAGTCAGTCTTTGTTAccctgtttggcttgtaccagtttagggtcatgccatttgggaagaaggccccagccaccttccagcgCATGGTGGCTAGGCTTCTCGATGCCTTCCAGGATTTCACCTGTacttacctggatgacattgcgatctacagtgagttcTGGGAGGAACACTTGATTCATGTAGGgatagtgctggacaagattcgggacGCAGACCTGgttctgaaaccagacaagtgccttCTTGGCATGGCAGAGGTCTAATGCTTGGGACACTGGGTGGGGTGTGGAAAGCAGCGTCCAGAACCTGCTAAGATTGAGGTGgttgctaactggcccacaccatgCACAAAGACCCATTTTAGGGATAGCTGGGTAGTATAGGCACTTTGTACCCGACTatagcccctgactgacctgacagaaaagcttacctaggcaggtcctttGGTCTCAAGCATGTGAAGCCGCTTTCAGTTGCTAAATAAGCACTAATTAATGCCTCTGTCTTGGCTGCCCTTGTCCCTAACAAATgttttattgtccacacagacgtgtccatgtttggactgggggcaatTTTAGGTTGtcagggaagatggaggagagcaccctgtggCGTATCTCGGCAGGAAACTGTTACCCCGGGAGGTGAGCTATGCGGCAGTCGAGAAGGAATGCTTGGTGTTAGGTTGGGCCATGAAGAAATTGACTCCTTATTTGGACAGACAGGAATTTACTTTAATTACGGATCACAACctgttggtatggcttaaccgggtcacTGGAGACAATGGCCAACTGCTATGCTGGAGTTTGGCCCTAAAACGTTATCATccactaccgacccggtaagcagaatggcaacgccgatgggttgtcctGAGAAACCGATCACCAACTAAGCCAAATCCAGACATCCTGAAGTTGACCTGAAAAAGGTCAAACTGGGTCTACCAAAGTGTCCCACAAGGGGGAAGCAATGTGACAGACCACCCTGTCCCTAGATTATTAAAGCTCTCTTCCATGCTCATGGTTATTATTGTTACTGGcacttataaagcgccaacaaattccgcagcactgtacaattccaagaaagacaaacacaataagaacagactgatacaacaggtagagggccctgctcgtgagcttacaatctaaaggttgaaATGGGGCTATGAGACAAGAGGTTTCAGaggaatttgtatgtgatggcagagaaagttaatggtataactgcagcagctgatagcatgtgaagGTAATAGAAAGGTGATTGgtgtggttccaaacagctggaggtgcatgttatatagttagaaggaaccagggtgggtgGGTAGAGCGGAGTAAAATGAAATGGCCTTCATGTTGCGGGGATGGATGGATTGGGTCTATGAAGACATAAAACAGTTACTTTACTTTAAAGGAATTTACAACTGGAAGTGGCAAGCTGGGGGAGGAGGAATGGAGCAAGCCAGGCATTTGTtataaacaattaaatatttGCTAATAACTACACGTAACAGCAAGTACAAAAAATGACAGTAGTAAACTATATGTAACAATGGTAGCATCATTATAGTAAAGTGATAATATAGTTACAAAATGAAAAGTCCAGCTGAATATCTTCTGCATctgtttgtacattttaaagctgCAGTGTTCAAAATTAAATGGCCTTCATGTTGTAGGGATGGATGGTTTGGGtattttaaagcggcactattCAAAATTAAATGGACTTTATGTTGCAGTGGTTCGGTTTACCGTGTTCGCCTTcaattgtattattttgtttgaCTATCGTACTAACAGACCAACCGTATGCTGCTTGTTAACATCAGGCACCCCTGTCAACACCTGATTAGACAGGGATGGACCAAAAGTCCTAAAAGGGAGAGTAACACAAATTATAGGGAAGCCCTACCTTTAATAGGCCTAAGGAAAACGTTTAAAAATAACAGGCAAGGGAGAGACAAGGAGGTAGATGTATAATGAGTATACTTAAATACCAATACACCTACATAGATAACTATAGCTaactcacactgtcgctggggaggaaggacgacacttcTGGCTctctgtaactcactctgccgcgaggaaggagggcacctttggctccctgtaactcacactgccactggggaggaaggacggcacctttggatccctgtaactcacactgccgctggggaggaaggacgacaccttttgGCTCCCTGcaactcacactgctgctggggaggaaggacggcacctttggctccATGTAActcctttttggccaaatctgCTTTGAActgtgtgaagaaaatagacttttatttaaaattttcttcTTTATTCGGTTTGTTTCCTCTATTTACTGCATGGACCTGAAAGCGGTCCAGAAACGtcagaaacaatggtatgactGGGGAGCATGAGATAGGAACATGGAAGTAGGGCAAAAGGTATTAGCCCTCAGACCTTCCAAAAAGGACAAGCTCCAGGGAGCTTGGCAGGGGCTTTTTAAAGTGGTGGAACGAATTAGCGACACCCCCTATATTGTagccaaatgttcagatgaaaggatcagACGAgcttttcatgtgaacatgttgaaactGTACTTCGAGCGCTCCGAGGACGTGGCCGCTATATGTGCCCCGTCCACGGATGATAGTGAAGGACTCCCCTTACCTGACCTGCTGGCTGCTAATCAAGGTACCTTAGAACAGGTTGGGTTGGGGTAGAAACTAGATCCCACTCAGCAGGCAGATGCTAAACAACTGCTGCAGGAATACAGTGGGCTGTTCTCAGTTCTACCCGGGTTCACCTCCGCCGCAGTGCACCGGGTGGAGACGCAGGGGGATACCCCCTTGAGGCAACAGCCGTACCGTATCCCGGCAGCAGTACGAACTAGCATGTGGAAGGAAATGCAAGAattaggggttattgaggcttcccaaagtctcTGGGCGTCTCTGGTGGTTTTAGTACCGAAGCTAGACGGTACAACTCGCTTCTGTATTGATTACCGGAAACTGAACGACCGGACTATCACTGAAGCATGTGGAAAAAGGGTATAATAGGTGCTCactccaatatatagtaaaaaatggGCTGCGGGTACCTAATACAAGGATTCCAAACCTTGTTACAAAAGGATACACAAAGAGAAGGAAAGGAACCGCGCTCCAAATAGTGattaatatgtaaaatatgtaaaatatacgtACATAGAAACACTAGACAATTCTTGTT
Above is a genomic segment from Pelobates fuscus isolate aPelFus1 chromosome 6, aPelFus1.pri, whole genome shotgun sequence containing:
- the LOC134615295 gene encoding tachylectin-2-like, which encodes MSVRLPLTQKGCCLLCVVQSFSWELCLQIQTWTGSPLPRVGKTDWDGFKLMFFDPNGLLYAATKKGEFYKGPAPSNENVSWLYGQATKIGTNSWNEFDALFFDPKGILYAVTSDDKLVMRSPPTKPDDNWLDSSKTIGKGGWRILTHFMAFTLESDLWCVDSKNGNIYKGPTPTIADTNYIEKAQKLGWGYNVYPSFPSPLIKPSRVL